DNA from Polaribacter sp. NJDZ03:
ATAAAATCTGTAAGTAGAATTTTAAAGGAAAAAATTACTGCAGATAGAGATTTTCCGCCTTTTAATAGAGTTTCTATGGATGGAATTGCAATTGATTATATTGCTTTTAAAAATGGACAAAGAGGTTTCAAAGTAGAAGGAATTCAAGCTGCTGGAAGTGAGCAAATCACACTTCAAAACCCTGAAAATTGTATAGAAGTTATGACTGGAGCTGTTTTGCCATATAATGCAAACACAGTTATTAGATATGAAGATGTAACTATAGTAGACGGAATTGCAACTATAAATATTGATACAATTAATGATGCCCAAAATGTTCATTCTAAAGGAAAAGATGGAAAAACTGGCGATATATTAATTGAAGAAAACACCCTAATTTCAGCAGCAGAAATTGGAGTCTTAGCAACCGTTGGTAAAGGAACAGTAAAAGTAGCAAGACAACCAAAAATAATGATTGTTTCTACGGGTGATGAATTGGTTGGTGTTGATGAAACTCCGTTAGAACATCAAATTAGAAGGAGTAATGTATTTACGCTGGTGTCTTTGTTAGAAAGGTTAAATATTTCTTCGGAAACAGCACACATTACAGATGATAAGCCAATTTTAAAATCGAAAATAGAAACCTATTTACAAGAATATGATGTGTTGCTTTTTAGTGGTGCTGTAAGTAAAGGAAAATATGATTTTTTACCGGAAGTTTTTGATGAATTAGGCGTAGAAAAATTGTTTCATAAAGTGGCACAAAGACCAGGTAAACCTTTTTGGTTTGGTGAAAATAGAAACTGTAAAGTATTTGCTTTTCCTGGTAACCCGATTTCTACTTTTGTAAATTGTTTAGCGTATTTTTATCCTTGGTATTATAAATCGGTAGGCGTAAAAGTAGAAGAAGAAACGGCAATTTTAAATGTAGACGTTTCTTTTAAACCTAATTTAACGTACTTTTTACAAGTGAAGTTAGAAAATAATAACGGGCAAATAATTGCGACTCCAATTAATGGAAATGGTTCTGGAGATTTAGCCAGTTTGGTGAAAACAGATGCTTTTATTCAATTGCCAAATGATAAAACTGAGTTTAAAAAAGGAGCGATTTTTCCGATAATAAGATATAGATAATGAGCGATTTTAGTCATTTAAACGAAAGAAATAACCCTAAAATGGTAAATGTTTCTGATAAGAAAATTACCAAAAGAACAGCAATTGCGAAAGCAACCATGTTTTTAGGGGAAGAAGTAATTGCTCATTTTACAAATGATGAGTTATTTACTAAAAAAGGACCCGTTTTTCAAACAGCAATTATTGCAGGAATTCAAGGTGTTAAAAAAACATCAGAATTGATACCAATGTGTCATCCATTATTAATTAATGGAGTAGATATTGATATTAATATTATAGATTCAGAAAATATTGAGGTTCTTTGTGAAGTTACAATTACCGGTAAAACAGGTGTGGAAATGGAAGCTTTAACGGGAGCAAACATTACGTGTTTAACTATTTATGACATGTGTAAAAGCATCAGTCAGAAAATGGTAATTAAAGAAGTAAAGTTATTAGAAAAAACAGGCGGAAAATCTGATATTAAGAATTAAATGTCTCCTCGAGCGTGCTCGAACAGACAGATATAACTGATTCAAGAGAAAAAAAATGAAAAAACACAGCAAACATACCAATTTAGAAAGAAGAGATAACGATAATTTTGCTCCGAATGAAATTGCAATTTTGGGTACAAATTGTGGCGTTATTTCAGATTTGGTACATAAAGTATCTCAAAATTTATCAGATTATAAATTGGCTTATTTTGATGCTTCTCACGCCAAGGATGTGGTAAAAAATAACTTGTCTGAATATGTGTTTCATCACCAAGGAAATTTACAGGTAACCACTTCTGGAGATATCAATAAGTTTCAGCAACGTTTAGATTTTGCTGGGTTCGATTATGTTTTTATCAACGGAAACCATTATCAAGGTGCTAAACAGATTTTAGTATTAGACGAAGCTAAAGAAGCTTCTGTTTTAAAAAGATTAGATCAGTTAGATCGTATTCAGTTTATTATTAAGTTGAAATCAGAAACAGAATATTTTCCTTTTTTAGAAGAAAAATATCCGCAAATAAAAAATATTACGTGTTATACTATTAATGAGGTTGATAAAATTACCAATCATATTCATAATTTAATTCAAGAAAAAATTGCATCCGTAAAAGGTCTAGTTTTGGTTGGTGGTAAAAGTACAAGAATGGGACAAGATAAATCTGAATTGAATTATTTTGGGAAACCACAGAAAGAAGTGGCAAAAGAATTGTTAGAAAATAACAATATAGAAACGTTTTATTCCGTTCAAAAATCATCAGAAAAAGAAGATGAAATATCTGATAAATTTATCAATTTAGGTCCGTTTGGTGGAATTTGTTCTGCGTTTCAGAAAGATCCAAATACTGCTTGGTTTGTATTGGCAACCGATGTTCCGTTTGTAGATACAGCCCTTATTAAATTATTATTAAAACATAGAAATCCTAGTAAAGCAGCTACCGCAATTAGGGGGAAAGGAAAAGATTTTCCTGAGCCTTTAATTACTATTTATGAGCCAAAAGCGTATGCTATTTTATTACAATACTTGGCACAAGGATATTCTTGTCCGCGTAAAATGCTAATTAATTCTGATGTTGAAATTGTTGAAATTGACGATAATTATATTAGAAATATAAATACTCCTGAAGAGTTTAATGAAGCTAAAAAAGAACTAAATTAGTTGTAAATTAAAATGTTTTAATTGAAGTAATATCATTTTTATTATGAAAACAAAATCTTATTTTTTTATACTTCTATTCGGAATACTTTTTGCGAGTTGTGAACCAGCACTTTCTACAAAAGATTTTATGGTAGATAGTTGGGAGACTACTTATCTAAAAATAGAAATGTACACCGTTAATAATACAGATTCTTTACACGTTTACGAAGATAAATTTGATAATAACCCAGAACTAGTGGCACGATCTCAATATAATAATGACGGTACTTTTTCTGCTTGGTTTAAAAACACAAAGGGAGAGCAGATATCTAAAGCTATTGGTAAGTGGGATGTAGTAGGAGATTCTTTAAAAGTATCTTATAATTATGGAGGTAAAGACAAGAATGTGAGTTACTTGATTGAACGAACTACAGAAGGTTTTATCGGTACAAGTAAGTATGATTGGGACGAAGATGGAACCTTAGATGACTTGTTAACTATGAAAACAAAGAGAATTAAAATAGATTAGATTTGGTAAGTTTTAAAAAAATATCCTTAAGAATACGTATCTTTTTATCAATGATTTTATTGATGTTACTGGCATCGGTATTAATCTTGGTTGTTACTATTTATCAGTATGACGAACAAACAAAAGACTACAATATTCAACGTTTTGAGCGTAAAGAAGCCACCACTAAAGAAATTATAGAATTAGAGCTTAAAAACAAAACTACCTATCCTGTAAATACTGGAAATTTAGCTAAAATATTTCAAGAACGTATTTTCGAAATATCATCTATTAATAAATTAAATATCTCGTTTTACGACTTAAAAGGAAATTTACTAAAGTCTTCTACGGCAAACGCTTTTGAAAAGGTAGATATAAAACCGCTTCCTTTGGATGTTTTAAAAGAGTTGGCGCAAAATTCTAATCATAAAATATTAAAAACCAGTGTTGAAAATGGAACGGGTTTTCAATCTTCATTTTCTTTTATTCACGATCCAAAATTTAAAAGAATAGGTATTATAGAGTTACAGTTTACGCAAGATAACTCTGAGATAGAACACGAGTTGAGAGAATTTATGTTTCGATTAGGTGTGGTTTATATATTGATGTTTTTAATTGCAATTGCAATTGCATATTTCTTATCAAGTTATATTACAAGATCTATAAAAACAATTTCAGATAAAATGCAGCAAACCCGTTTAAATAAACGGAATGAAAAAATTATTTTAGACAAAGCGAGTTCAGAAATAGAGATTTTGGTTGAAGCCTATAATCATATGATTGATGAGTTAGGAGAAAGTGCTGCTAAATTAGCCAAAAGTGAGCGAGAACAAGCTTGGCGAGAAATGGCAAAGCAAGTAGCGCATGAAATAAAAAATCCATTGACTCCAATGCGCTTAACAGTGCAAAGTTTTGAGCGAAGATTTGATCCTACAGATGAAATGGCAAAAGAGAAGTTAAATGAATTTTGCCAAACTTTAATTCAGCAAATAGATGTAATGAGTTCTATAGCGTCTGCTTTTTCTGATTTTGCCAAAATGCCAACTCAAAAGAAAGAACGGGTAGAGCTAATTAGTGTTGTAAAGTTTGCTTTAGATATTTTTACAGAAAGTTACATTAAATATTATCCGCAAGAAGAAGAGTTATATGCTAATTTAGATAAAACTCAATTAATTAGAGTGATTACTAATTTAGTGAAAAATGCAATTCAGGCGGTAAATTTAGAGGAAAATCCTTTAATTGAAGTAAAAGTTTTTTCTGATGACCTAAATATAAAGCTTACCGTTTCTGACAATGGAAAAGGAATTCCTGACGACTTAAAAGATTTAATTTTTGAACCTAAATTTACTACAAAATCTAGTGGAATGGGGTTAGGTTTAGGTATGATAAGAAATATTATTGAAGCCTATAAAGGAACTATTTCTTTTACATCTAAAGAAGGGTTAGGTACTGTTTTTACTGTTGTATTGCCAAAAAGTTAATATAATCATTGCCTTGAATGTAAAGGATAGGCAACTAAATTTATAAAAAATGAAATTCGAGAATATTTTAATTGAGAGAAAAGATAGTTTGGCTCAAATAACGATTAATAGACCAAAAAAATTAAATGCTCTTAATAAGGCTACTATTATTGAATTGAATCTAGCTTTTGAAGAATTAGAAG
Protein-coding regions in this window:
- a CDS encoding molybdopterin molybdotransferase MoeA, with protein sequence MISVKEALQTVLNSNQDFGVEEIPFIKSVSRILKEKITADRDFPPFNRVSMDGIAIDYIAFKNGQRGFKVEGIQAAGSEQITLQNPENCIEVMTGAVLPYNANTVIRYEDVTIVDGIATINIDTINDAQNVHSKGKDGKTGDILIEENTLISAAEIGVLATVGKGTVKVARQPKIMIVSTGDELVGVDETPLEHQIRRSNVFTLVSLLERLNISSETAHITDDKPILKSKIETYLQEYDVLLFSGAVSKGKYDFLPEVFDELGVEKLFHKVAQRPGKPFWFGENRNCKVFAFPGNPISTFVNCLAYFYPWYYKSVGVKVEEETAILNVDVSFKPNLTYFLQVKLENNNGQIIATPINGNGSGDLASLVKTDAFIQLPNDKTEFKKGAIFPIIRYR
- the moaC gene encoding cyclic pyranopterin monophosphate synthase MoaC, with protein sequence MSDFSHLNERNNPKMVNVSDKKITKRTAIAKATMFLGEEVIAHFTNDELFTKKGPVFQTAIIAGIQGVKKTSELIPMCHPLLINGVDIDINIIDSENIEVLCEVTITGKTGVEMEALTGANITCLTIYDMCKSISQKMVIKEVKLLEKTGGKSDIKN
- a CDS encoding NTP transferase domain-containing protein, which translates into the protein MKKHSKHTNLERRDNDNFAPNEIAILGTNCGVISDLVHKVSQNLSDYKLAYFDASHAKDVVKNNLSEYVFHHQGNLQVTTSGDINKFQQRLDFAGFDYVFINGNHYQGAKQILVLDEAKEASVLKRLDQLDRIQFIIKLKSETEYFPFLEEKYPQIKNITCYTINEVDKITNHIHNLIQEKIASVKGLVLVGGKSTRMGQDKSELNYFGKPQKEVAKELLENNNIETFYSVQKSSEKEDEISDKFINLGPFGGICSAFQKDPNTAWFVLATDVPFVDTALIKLLLKHRNPSKAATAIRGKGKDFPEPLITIYEPKAYAILLQYLAQGYSCPRKMLINSDVEIVEIDDNYIRNINTPEEFNEAKKELN
- a CDS encoding PAS domain-containing sensor histidine kinase, producing MILLMLLASVLILVVTIYQYDEQTKDYNIQRFERKEATTKEIIELELKNKTTYPVNTGNLAKIFQERIFEISSINKLNISFYDLKGNLLKSSTANAFEKVDIKPLPLDVLKELAQNSNHKILKTSVENGTGFQSSFSFIHDPKFKRIGIIELQFTQDNSEIEHELREFMFRLGVVYILMFLIAIAIAYFLSSYITRSIKTISDKMQQTRLNKRNEKIILDKASSEIEILVEAYNHMIDELGESAAKLAKSEREQAWREMAKQVAHEIKNPLTPMRLTVQSFERRFDPTDEMAKEKLNEFCQTLIQQIDVMSSIASAFSDFAKMPTQKKERVELISVVKFALDIFTESYIKYYPQEEELYANLDKTQLIRVITNLVKNAIQAVNLEENPLIEVKVFSDDLNIKLTVSDNGKGIPDDLKDLIFEPKFTTKSSGMGLGLGMIRNIIEAYKGTISFTSKEGLGTVFTVVLPKS